A genomic region of Rhipicephalus sanguineus isolate Rsan-2018 chromosome 3, BIME_Rsan_1.4, whole genome shotgun sequence contains the following coding sequences:
- the LOC119385972 gene encoding protein ABHD1: protein MLSTLQLVCLVAFGMYLLYYYTCVVRKPWVICGSTNMRTFLRVNCGSLVEEPFWPPIWCIGSNFQCLVSLIVQNFLPLLPLRRQMLTLSDGGTVALDWINEEYPPPVVLFLTGLSSGSQVYYMRSLVPLVAQLRCPCVVLNNRGQNGLHLNNFRLVSALSTGDLAEVVAAVRRRFPGSVVVAVGYSMGGMLLSHYLLQTGDASQIDAGLSVSAPFYLPTSYDNLMSWSSNFLINLYLTNCLMTLIRRNLHVMGATELIDVNQLQRCRTLYDFDNRYTAPVFGFRNAMDFYEYASLNGKLSTVRRPLLYLLAADDAFGSLETLPVAEIERSPWLSAVVTPRGGHLGFVDGWLWPKMPFYGERFAAAYVRGLLALARGPLGPKALHSLVHGSTDSLSPYQPAVEKLTASYIMSRPEDREVATAEKPSRENKRNQDIIRAMVTTHTPPGAVKHSTAAPARTGHGACAAAY, encoded by the exons ATGCTGTCCACGCTGCAGCTAGTGTGCCTGGTAGCCTTCGGGATGTACCTACTGTACTACTACACGTGCGTGGTGCGCAAGCCGTGGGTCATCTGCGGCTCGACAAACATGCGCACGTTCCTGCGCGTCAACTGCGGCTCGCTAGTCGAGGAACCCTTCTGGCCGCCCATCTGGTGCATCGGATCAAACTTCCAGTGCCTCGTCAGCCTCATCGTACAG AACTTTCTGCCACTGCTGCCTCTGCGGCGGCAGATGCTGACGCTTTCGGACGGAGGCACGGTGGCGTTGGACTGGATCAACGAGGAATATCCGCCGCCAGTGGTGCTCTTCCTGACGGGCCTGTCCAGCGGCAGCCAGGTGTACTACATGCGCTCGCTGGTGCCCTTGGTGGCGCAGTTGCGATGCCCCTGCGTGGTGCTCAACAACCGCGGCCAGAATGGACTGCACCTCAACAACTTCAGGCTCGTCTCGGCGCTAAGCACCGGCGACCTCGCCGAG gtggtggcggcggtgcggCGGCGCTTCCCGGGAAGCGTGGTGGTGGCTGTGGGCTACTCGATGGGCGGCATGCTGCTCAGCCACTACCTTTTGCAGACGGGCGACGCGTCGCAGATCGACGCCGGCCTGTCCGTATCGGCGCCTTTCTATTTGCCCACCAGCTACGACAACCTGATGAGCTGGTCATCGAACTTCCTCATCAACTTGTACCTCACCAACTGCCTCATGACGCTCATCAGGCGGAACCTCCACGTCATGGGCGCAACC GAGTTGATCGACGTGAACCAGCTGCAACGGTGCCGCACGCTCTACGACTTCGACAACCGCTACACGGCACCGGTGTTTGGGTTCCGGAACGCCATGGATTTCTACGAGTACGCCAGCCTCAAT GGCAAGCTGTCGACAGTGCGGCGACCGTTGCTCTACCTGCTGGCGGCCGACGACGCTTTCGGCTCGCTCGAGACGCTGCCGGTGGCCGAAATCGAGCGGTCTCCCTGGCTGAGCGCGGTCGTCACTCCTCGGGGCGGCCATCTAGGATTCGTCGACGGTTGGCTCTGGCCCAAGATGCCCTTCTACGGGGAGCGCTTCGCGGCTGCCTACGTGCGTGGCCTGCTGGCACTCGCCAGGGGACCACTGGGCCCGAAGGCGCTACACTCGCTCGTGCACGGAAGCACTGATTCGCTATCGCCTTACCAGCCGGCCGTAGAAAAGCTCACGGCCAGCTACATCATGTCGCGACCGGAGGACCGAGAAGTCGCTACGGCAGAGAAGCCGTCCCGCGAGAACAAACGGAACCAAGATATTATACGAGCAATGGTGACCACGCATACGCCACCAGGAGCGGTCAAGCACTCGACTGCGGCTCCTGCTCGAACCGGACATGGCGCCTGCGCTGCAGCATATTGA